The nucleotide sequence TGTGTTACTATTATTAGGAATTATTCAGATCGGAGACGCTTACCACATGGTTATCGGTGCCGCTTTAAGAGGAGCCGGTCTACAGAACTATGTCTTTAGGATCTATATTCTTCTTACGTATGTAGTAATGCTTCCACTGTCTTATCTTTTCGGGATCGTATGGAAAGGCGGAACTCTTGGGATCTGGGCCGCAATATTCGTTTGGATCGCATCACTTTCCCTGATTTTTATATATGAATTCAGAAAGAAAAATTGGGTAAAAGGGACGGTTTAAACCCCTTGTTGGAAGTCCCACAAAAGGTGGAATTTGAGACCGGTTCGGTAATCTAATCCTTCTTGCCCCAATAACAAAGCCGGGGTTTTTGGTTCCAGAATGAAAAAGGCGCTTATTACAGGGATTACTGGACAGGACGGATCCTATCTTACCGAACTTCTTTTGGAAAAAAAATACGAAGTACACGGGATCGTTCGCAGAACCAGTTCCTTAAATCGGGATCGGATCGAACATCTAAGAGGAAATCCTCACCTTTTTCTGCATTACGGGGACTTAACCGATTCCAGTAACCTAAACCGGGTCCTAGAAAAAGTCCAACCGGATGAAATTTATAACTTAGCCGCACAATCTCATGTGGGAGTTTCTTTCGAAGTCCCCGAGTACACAGCGGAAGTGGACGCAGTCGGAACTTTACGAATTTTAGATGCGATCAAACAAACAGGAGTCAAATCCAGATTCTACCAAGCTTCTACTTCCGAATTGTACGGAAAAGTGCAGGCCGTTCCTCAGGACGAAAAAACTCCCTTCTATCCTAGATCTCCTTACGCAGTCGCAAAATTATACGCATTCTGGGCGGTAGTAAACTATAGAGAAGCATTCGGATTACATGCTTCTAACGGAATTTTATTCAATCATGAATCTCCAAGAAGGGGAGAAGGTTTTGTAACCAGAAAGATCACTCTCGGAGTCGCGGGCCTGGTTTCCGGAAAAGGTGGGCCGATCCATTTAGGGAACCTGGACGCAAAACGAGACTGGGGATATGCACCTGATTACGTAAATATGATGTGGATGATGTTACAACAATCAGAGCCGGACGATTACGTTGTGGCCACCAACGAAACTCATACCGTCAGAGAATTTATAGAAGAATCCTTCCGACATCTGGACATTCAAGTAGAATGGAAAGGAAAGGGAGACCAAGAGAAGGGTTATAATAAGAAAGACGGAAAACTTTTAATCGAAGTAGATCCTTCTTTTTACAGACCGACCGAAGTGGATCTTCTGATAGGAGATCCTGCAAAAGCAAAAGCAAAACTAGGTTGGGAACCTAAGGTCAAGTTCAAAGAACTAGTAGAGATTATGATTAAAGCTGACTGTAAAGCTTTCGGGATCAATATCTAAGGACCGCTTTGCGTAAGCGAGCCTCTCAATATGGGCACTTTAAGCACGTTTTTTGATCTTAGCGTCTATCTGGGATTTTTTCCGGAACGCTTGTACTAATTTTTCCAATTCTACAAGATCCGTGCAGGAAATTTTCCCCTGATCTAATTTGATAAATTTGTTTTTGGAGATCAGATCCAGAACCAAGTTCTCGTCCTTTGGATACGTCAATCCCACCATCTTGATCAAGTCTTTAGTACCGATCTCGAAATTGTAGGTGGATTTAGGAATAACTTTGACCCTATTTTTCTCCACAAGAGTGAGTAACGTATCGGCGATCCTTCCCTGAGGATCGGAAATAAGCAAGTTAGCGAGCTGTTTATATGCAGTCCAAATCCTTTCCGAAAGAAGAGTGATTAGCCTTGTCGCCAATTGAGGCTGAGCCTTGACCATTCCCTCGAAGTTTGCCTTATTGATCGCAAGGAGTTGCACTTCACCCCAGGCAATCGCCGACGCGGATCTAGGTTTATTATCTAAAAGTGCCATTTCTCCGAAGATATCCCCGCTTTGTAAAACTGCGAGAAGCACTTCGTTAGAGTCTACGATCTTAGTGATCTTCACTCTTCCGTGCTGGATGATATACAATTCTCTACCAGGCTCATGCTCGCAAAAGATCATTTCGTTATCGCCGTACGCACGATTGAACTTGGTATAATCTATCGGAGAAGGAGCAACCGGTTGATTAACGGTCTGTAATTTCAATTTTGCCTGAGTGGCAAACTGACCGTTAGGAAGATATTGCAGATATTTTTGGAATGCGTATGCGGCATGAAGAGTGTTCTTCTGGTTAAAGTAATACTCACCGATCGCAAACAACTGATTCGGGTCTTCTTCAATTGCAGTACGGAAAGACAGACGAGTGATCGTAGAGTCGAACTGTCTGAGTTTCATCGAAAAGTAGCGAATGATCTTCATCGCTACCGGAGTATTTTTTTGGATCAGAGTTCCAAACTGATCATAACTTACCTGAATTAAAGAAACATCGGTAAGAGCTATCGCAGATTCGATCTGAGCGTGTTGGCTCATCGCAGCGACAACACCGAAAAAATCCCCCGGGCCCAAAAGTTGGTTCGGATCCTCTCCTACTACTTGGTTTTCGCGGGCGACCCTGACCTTGCCTTGTCGGATGATAAAGAAATTGTGTGCCTCTTTCTTGCCTTCGACGATGACATAGGACCCTTTCGGGTAATTCACGATTTGAAAGAAGCCGTTGGACATACTTACCAGAGATTAAAAATTTCTTCCGTGGGAATTCAACTATAAACTAGTATCGGCTCGCGATCGGAGAATTCGGACCGAAATCCGAGTATTTCCTTATTTTTCGCGACAAGATTCCCCTTCCGGAGAAGGTTCTTCCCCATCCGAAAGTAGATCGATGCCGGAGAATTCCAGGGCGGCTTTTTCTGCCATGGCTCTGGAGTAAGATTGTCTGCAAATAGAGGAGAAAATCTGCTTCGCCTGGTCGATTTCTCCCATCTTGGCCAGGAGGCGCCCGGCTTCCAAGTAGGATTCTAATCCGAATTCTCCAGTCGGTTCCATTTTATAAAGATCCAGACTGACTTCTAAAGCTTTCTCCGGGCGATCCAATTTCAGAAAACAATCTTTCAGAAGGTTAAGTACCCTGTTTTTTTTAGGATTCCCTGGATAAAGTACCAGGAAGTTACGAAGACTTTCAGCCGACTTGTAAAATCGACGGTCCTTATAGGCTTCTTCGGCGATCCTAAACAGAATATCCGGATCGGATGGCCCTTGTTTGGAAGGATTTTCCCCTTGGCCGAATGTGGAGAAGGAGACTGAAAAAAGTATAAGGAAAAAGATTAGGATTCGGGAGAGGCGAAACGTTCTGAAAGCATTGTTCGAAAAAGGAAAACGTATGCTCTTAAAATAAAATCCGGAAAACAAGAGTACCTACCAGAGCAAAAGCTCTTTATAGATTATCAGCCGTTTTCCGGATTTTATGAACTACTTTTTTTTATCTATTTTCTTCCGGTGGAATTCGCAGAGGCGATACAACCTGCCAGTAGACGGATTTTTTTTACCTACTTTAGTGCCGCAGACGATACAAAGACCTTCTTTCCTTCTCCTTTGGTAAAGGAGCTGAACCCTCTCCGCCCCAGACAGGTTGTATTTACTAACCTGAATCCGAAATCCTTTGTAGAGGTAATTACCGATCGCTTCAACAGCTTGAGTTTTTACCCCGGCGATGATCTTTTCCAAATCATCGTTAGTGACTTTCTTTGGTTTCATAAATGTTAACTGACGTAACAACAGTTATATTCTTACAAAAGTAGTAAAGTGTTTTTAATTTTCCGCATAACACAACATAAAATTTTTTGACAAAACTCGTATTAGGTTGCTGTTTTTTTAATAAATTTCTTCGTCCGGGGATGACCCTGTTTCGGCTAACGATTAACCATTCAAATAACGGATTATTCCGGACACGTCAACGTTAAGTCGTTTTACATCAATTCTCAATAAATATGGAAATTTATTTCCATGGCTCTGACATATAACGGAGGGAGCGTCGGACGATTATAGCAAAATAATAAGATTTAATCTAACGACAATAAGCCTAACCTTAAGGGATAGGGAGTCGATGATTGTTTCTTCCTAAAAAAATCGTTACTTGAAGGCTTGAACGCCAAAATTGCATTTTTATCGATGGATTTTTTTCGGAAAATAAGTCATATTAAAAGGCAGATCAGTTTTCGATTTTAGAATTTTTATGAAAACAACTGTTTACTTACTATTAGCCCTTTTGGCGCTTTTTCAATTCTCTTCTTGTTCCAAATCACCTCAAGAAAAAGTAAGAACGATACTTTCCGACGCGCAATTAAACGAAGAAGAAAAGATCAAAATGGCAGCATTCGCTTTATTCGGTGAAAGATTAAAAGAAATCGATCTCATCAAAACCCAAGACGATAAGGGCACTAAATATGAGGTGTACTTAGGATTCGGAGGAACTTCTGCACTTACATTTCTAGGTTCCGAAAAATACTCAGATCATATGAAATTGGAATTGGCTTTAGGTACTTATAAATTCCTGCAATCTTTGCAGGGTTTTCGTTTCGGAAAATATAGAATGAGCCTGATCAAACCCTTTTTCATTAAGAACGGAGAAGCAAGAGGTGCAGAAGAATTCGAGATCTATAGATTCAGAGCGGAAGGAGAAGATCTGAAAAATATAGAAGGATTTCAAGAAACCGACGCATTCTCCTCCGATAATTACGATGTTCCTTCCGAACAGGTAGTATCTGTCCTAAAAAATATGATAGATCATTGGCAAGTAGAACTGGACCAATTTGCCAGAGTAGAGATCAAGTAAGAAGAGATCTCATTCTTTTCGGATAATTCGTAAAGATCCCGTCCACGCCCAGATCTATTCCGAACTTCAATTCTTCTTCCGTATTCAAAGTATAAACTAAGACGTTAAAACCTTCCTTTTGGATCTTGGAAACAGTTTCCTTGTCCAGACCCTTTGCGGAAAGATTCAAACTGAAAACGTTCAATCTAAAACCTAGATCTAAAGCTTCCATCCAAGAAGAAGTTTCTTCTCCGATCAAGATCCCAAGTTTTGCTTCTACGGACAATTCCCTGAGTCTCACCAAAGAGTCCCAGCAGAAAGAAGAGAATAACGTTTTATGGAAAAGAGAATTTTTTTTCGTATAGTCGATCAGTTCCTGTTCGATCGGAATTTCGATCGGGATCTCTTCGTAGGCGCAGGATTTGATCTCCACATTCAGGCCTATATTTTTGGATTTTAAAAAATCCCAGACCTCCCAAAGTTCCGGCACCTTCTCCCCTTTAAATTTTGGATCTTTCCATACGCCCGCATCCGCTTTACGGATCAAATCGAAAGGAAGAAGTTTTACTTCTCCTTTTTGATCGGTGGTTCTATCCAGGGTATCGTCGTGAATGACTACTATTTTTCCATCAGCAGAATGGATGATGTCCAATTCTATCCAATCGGCCCCCAGTTCACAGGCGCTTTGGAAGGAGATCATAGTGTTTTCGGGATATTCTCCGCTGTCTCCTCTATGCGCGATTACCCAAGGTTTAGGAAGAAGAAATGGATCCGTCATTAGAAGGCCCACCCGACAAAAAGATTCAAACCGAAGCTGGAGCCGGGCAATCTTTCTCCATTCTGATATGCATACTTTCTGTATAAAAGATCCCCCATACTTGCGGTCCTATCCGAATAATAAAGATCGGAAACGGAGAATGAATTATGATAAGGAGAATACCAGCTCCATACACCTTCCCAACCGAAAAAAAGACCGGAAGAAGTTTGGAATCTGAATCCGACTCCGAAACCGGCATAGTTTCTTGGTCCGGAACTATAAGAATCTTTTTCGAAACGATACGTATTTCCGGCGGATTCCCAATAAAGAACCGTTTGGGTTTCTTGGAAATGTTCTCTTCCCAACCAAAGGGAAACGAAAAAAGGAGAATCTGCTATGAACCTTTGGACGAAGAATGCTCCTCCCCAATACTTTTCCTCATAATTTCTCAACCTACCGTAAAAATCATGAGGCGGAAGAAAATAAGAATAAGCGGTATCATTATCAAAACGATTCACATAAGAGTTAGTATATCCGTTGAGTCCGATTGCCCATTGTGAATCCAACATTCTGGCAAACTGCAAAGAATAATACCTATCGAATCTTCCTAACGCGAACCCTCCGATCTGGTTCTTGAATTTTTCCCTAAGTTCCGGCTGGCTTGGTCCAGTCGGAGTTTTTTCAGGAGGAAGTTCATTCAAAGGACTAGGCTTTTGCTCAATATTTTTATCCGGAGAAGGTTCCGTTGTTTGGGGCCAAACTTGGAAAGATAGGATCATTAGTAGGAGAACGGATAATTTAGGAAAAAACGCTGAGGCGGATTTTGGACGGGAGAACATCCCTAGCAAAAACACCCGAAAAAAGAAAATGTCAAGCAGTGGAAAATAAGAGGTGGGAAGAAATTAGCAGGCGAGGTTTCCCTTCGCCCGCTCGGTCGGAAATTAAGCTTTTCCCTTTGCAGTAGCTTTGATTGTCTCAGCCACTTCGGTTAATTTCGCTTTAACAGCTTCTAATTGTCCTTCCGGAACGCGTTTTTTGATCTCTTCGGAGATTTGATTGTACTTCTCAACGATCTTGCCACGAGTTTCCTCGTAGTTTTTACCGGCAACAGTGGAAACTTCTTTGATTTCGTTCAAAAGTTTATCCACAGATTCGCGAATTTTTACGGAAGTTTCAGAATTGTCTGCAGCACCTTTCGCTACTAATTCTCCGTAGGTTTTTTCCAAATCTACTTTCGCTTTGTCTAGTCCTTCTTGTCCAGATTTCAAAAGTCCGATTCCGGCGTTAAGAATGTCCAACAGTTGTTTTTCCATTTTTCTCTCCTTTTTTCGCCGCATTTTTAGTGCAGCGCACAAACCATTCATATTGCACCGCACCACAACGGTCAACCTCTAATTTATGAAAAATTTGAAAAAATGAAAAAAGAAAACTAGGCTAAATCCCGCCTGGTAGGACTTCCAACTTAGGATATTTGAGATCCATATCTTCCAATTCCTTGCGGACGGACTTAGCGATCAAATAATCCCGGCACCATTTTTTGTTCGAAGGAACGATTACCCAAGGAAAACGATCCTTTGAATGGGAAAATATCCACTCATACGCGCTCAGATACTTCTTAAAATTTTTACGAGCTTCGAGATCGCTTGGATCGAATTTCCAATTCTTTTCCGGATTGGATAACCTTTCTTCTATTCTTTTGGTCTGCTCCTCTTGGGAAATATGTAGGAAAAATTTCAGGATATGAGTATGATTTTCCTTTGATACAAATTCCTCGAAAGAATCTATAAATCCTAATCTGTCCTTCAGCCTATCTTTGGATAAACTTTCAGAAACGTACGGAACCAGAATATCCTCGTAATGAGATCGATTGAAGATCTGGATCCAACCTTTCCCGGGAAGTTCTTTATGGATTCTCCAGAGAAAGTCGCGACTTAATTCCTCGGACGTAGGAGCTTTCCAAGCCTTGCAGGTACAACCCAACGGATTTAAAGCAGAGAAAAGTTTTTTAACAGTCCCGTCTTTTCCGGATGCATCTACTCCCTGAAGAATGATTAGTAATGATTTCTTTTTACTAGCAAAAAGACGGATCTGAAGTTCTTCTATTCTTTCCAATTCCTTAAGGCGAAGTTCTTCCGCTTTTTCTCTGGAAAGATCTTCGTTCGGTTCCGTGGAATATTCGGAAAGTTGGATCATTCTAACCTACCAACGAGCGATATGATCTTCCGCCCATCCTTGACCGTTTTCAATCCTAAATTCACTTTTGCCGATCCGGAAAACGCCGTCAAAACTTCCGATCATTTGATTCACCTTCGAAGAAATTAAACCCATATTGGAGTAGGCCTTTCGATGGAAGTCGGGAGTGAATACAAGCTCGACCGCTTTACTTTCCTTGGAATAGATCATCCAAGGTTTTTTAGGATCTTTTTTATCGAATTCAAAAGCGATCACGGAAGGAATTTTATAAATCCTACCATTGATCAAAAGAGCATTCTCGGTAGTCCCTGTTCCGTCGGTCCAACCCCCGCCCAAATTCATTCCATACACTTCGCTGCCACCGGGACGATACGACATGGATGCCCAATTCCATTTGCTGAAATATGGCCAAACACCTCTTCCATAATCCAAAACACCGAAAGAGGTTTTAGGTTGGAATTCATAAGATTTAGAAGCAGTCGTAACTTTCCCCTTTGCCCCCAATCCGAATAATTTATGAGTGAATTGAAAACGATTTCTATTCCAAGGAACCACAACGTTCAGACTTTCCCATTGATTCGGAACTTCTAATGTAATATCCGCTTGGATGGCCTTGCGGGTTCCCATTAGGAAGTCGACTTTGATCCGGTAATTTCCATCTTCGTCCATTTGGAAATCCAGAAATCCTTCCTTACCTTCGTAACGAGCGCTGCTGGAAACGG is from Leptospira sp. WS58.C1 and encodes:
- a CDS encoding glycerophosphodiester phosphodiesterase, which codes for MTDPFLLPKPWVIAHRGDSGEYPENTMISFQSACELGADWIELDIIHSADGKIVVIHDDTLDRTTDQKGEVKLLPFDLIRKADAGVWKDPKFKGEKVPELWEVWDFLKSKNIGLNVEIKSCAYEEIPIEIPIEQELIDYTKKNSLFHKTLFSSFCWDSLVRLRELSVEAKLGILIGEETSSWMEALDLGFRLNVFSLNLSAKGLDKETVSKIQKEGFNVLVYTLNTEEELKFGIDLGVDGIFTNYPKRMRSLLT
- a CDS encoding PPK2 family polyphosphate kinase — its product is MIQLSEYSTEPNEDLSREKAEELRLKELERIEELQIRLFASKKKSLLIILQGVDASGKDGTVKKLFSALNPLGCTCKAWKAPTSEELSRDFLWRIHKELPGKGWIQIFNRSHYEDILVPYVSESLSKDRLKDRLGFIDSFEEFVSKENHTHILKFFLHISQEEQTKRIEERLSNPEKNWKFDPSDLEARKNFKKYLSAYEWIFSHSKDRFPWVIVPSNKKWCRDYLIAKSVRKELEDMDLKYPKLEVLPGGI
- a CDS encoding tetratricopeptide repeat protein is translated as MFSGFYFKSIRFPFSNNAFRTFRLSRILIFFLILFSVSFSTFGQGENPSKQGPSDPDILFRIAEEAYKDRRFYKSAESLRNFLVLYPGNPKKNRVLNLLKDCFLKLDRPEKALEVSLDLYKMEPTGEFGLESYLEAGRLLAKMGEIDQAKQIFSSICRQSYSRAMAEKAALEFSGIDLLSDGEEPSPEGESCREK
- a CDS encoding LIC10235 family protein — its product is MKPKKVTNDDLEKIIAGVKTQAVEAIGNYLYKGFRIQVSKYNLSGAERVQLLYQRRRKEGLCIVCGTKVGKKNPSTGRLYRLCEFHRKKIDKKK
- the gmd gene encoding GDP-mannose 4,6-dehydratase is translated as MKKALITGITGQDGSYLTELLLEKKYEVHGIVRRTSSLNRDRIEHLRGNPHLFLHYGDLTDSSNLNRVLEKVQPDEIYNLAAQSHVGVSFEVPEYTAEVDAVGTLRILDAIKQTGVKSRFYQASTSELYGKVQAVPQDEKTPFYPRSPYAVAKLYAFWAVVNYREAFGLHASNGILFNHESPRRGEGFVTRKITLGVAGLVSGKGGPIHLGNLDAKRDWGYAPDYVNMMWMMLQQSEPDDYVVATNETHTVREFIEESFRHLDIQVEWKGKGDQEKGYNKKDGKLLIEVDPSFYRPTEVDLLIGDPAKAKAKLGWEPKVKFKELVEIMIKADCKAFGINI
- a CDS encoding Crp/Fnr family transcriptional regulator, which produces MSNGFFQIVNYPKGSYVIVEGKKEAHNFFIIRQGKVRVARENQVVGEDPNQLLGPGDFFGVVAAMSQHAQIESAIALTDVSLIQVSYDQFGTLIQKNTPVAMKIIRYFSMKLRQFDSTITRLSFRTAIEEDPNQLFAIGEYYFNQKNTLHAAYAFQKYLQYLPNGQFATQAKLKLQTVNQPVAPSPIDYTKFNRAYGDNEMIFCEHEPGRELYIIQHGRVKITKIVDSNEVLLAVLQSGDIFGEMALLDNKPRSASAIAWGEVQLLAINKANFEGMVKAQPQLATRLITLLSERIWTAYKQLANLLISDPQGRIADTLLTLVEKNRVKVIPKSTYNFEIGTKDLIKMVGLTYPKDENLVLDLISKNKFIKLDQGKISCTDLVELEKLVQAFRKKSQIDAKIKKRA
- a CDS encoding phasin-related domain-containing protein, which codes for MEKQLLDILNAGIGLLKSGQEGLDKAKVDLEKTYGELVAKGAADNSETSVKIRESVDKLLNEIKEVSTVAGKNYEETRGKIVEKYNQISEEIKKRVPEGQLEAVKAKLTEVAETIKATAKGKA
- a CDS encoding DUF2804 domain-containing protein — translated: MNLETEIQQPTILCDPSGKVNRNAIGWSKTPLHRCNVKGHWLRKKKWNYWCFYDQNFLASFTVSDIDYAGVIFCYWLDRKTGEFQESTVITPFGKGTLLGQTVSSSARYEGKEGFLDFQMDEDGNYRIKVDFLMGTRKAIQADITLEVPNQWESLNVVVPWNRNRFQFTHKLFGLGAKGKVTTASKSYEFQPKTSFGVLDYGRGVWPYFSKWNWASMSYRPGGSEVYGMNLGGGWTDGTGTTENALLINGRIYKIPSVIAFEFDKKDPKKPWMIYSKESKAVELVFTPDFHRKAYSNMGLISSKVNQMIGSFDGVFRIGKSEFRIENGQGWAEDHIARW